The genomic stretch tactgtagttacaataagtacagttttgaggtacttgcaCTGTCCTGTCATAGActtccaacacacacatttgttcttCTTACCATAAGATGATTTTGCTTGTAGGCCTCTCGTGCAGATGAGGTGAATGGATGTTTGAATATGTTATGTAAATACGTCAAGTTCAAATCAAAGTGCTTAACGTAAGTGAACTCAAagtatcaaaacaacaaaatggtaATAGAGATAATCAACAAACTATGAAGCGTGCGGTTGAAAACTGTTTCTCTGCGGCGTCTCTTTCCTTTGTCGCACCTGGTTCAATTAACCTCTCGTTGCATCGCACACGCACACTACGTCTTGGCTGGTACCAGTCTcagtgatgctactttctacatttcagagggaaatattgtactttctactccactacatttatttgacagctttagttacttttcagatgaagatttgacacaatggataatatagcaagcttttaaaatacaacacattgttaaagatgaaaccagtggtttccaacctttttggcttttggcgtcttacaaaaagcagtgtgtagtcggggtcacatttcacatgtctatgagttgttaacagctctaccaaatagtgatttttccctctaaacttctcacatgctttcatttgaTGGAATAAGTGcttttttttactgaagtaaaaataccaatacagcaatgtaaaaatactccattaccagtaaaagtcctgcaaaaTACTCTGCAGTCCTTCAaaataagtattagcagcataatgtagttaaagtattaaagtaaaagtactcattatgcaaaatggcctgatttagagtgttatatttatcatacaagtatatacagtacattatatgaATATTAAAACTGATTCACTGTTGTGTACatcatgtaagcagcattttaatataaagttGGAGCTACTTTTAACATCTTATACTGTTGaataaagctgtcaaataaatgtagtgaagtagaaagtacaatatttccctctgaaatgtagaaagtagcatcacatggaaatactcaagtaaagtacaagtacctcaaaactgtacttaagtacaatacttgagtaaatgtactgagttactttccaccacctTAAAATAGTGTAAACAGGGCTGTAAAAGTGACCAAGTCTGCTTCCTTACAACCAATCCTGGAACACGAACACCGTGGTATTTATTAACAGAATAACAAGAGACTCATGTTGAAGGCtggatgacctttgacctctgtgtgtgtgtgtgtgtgtgtgtgtttatgttgcaGCTCAGCCAGAGCGGCTGCTGCCTCAGTGGCTCACCGGCATCATCGCCGTCGCCggcttcctcttcctcagcttCGTCGGCCTCCTGGTGAAGAAGGCCTGGTGTGAGGAGCCCAGAAGGTCAGTCAGGGGTTAactcaacaaataaataaatatatatacatatatatacatatatatatatatcagctctgtaatgaaaatgttaaaCAGTGTTAAACTGTGTGCAGGAGGGAAGGTGATGTGGAGTTGGTGAATGACAACGAGTTCACTATGACCGACAGTGTCACCTACGACACCAACCTGGACGTAGTCAGGTAGGACAACACGACctaaaatgtgtcatttgtttattatttgttatttatcagCATTATTTATCACATAGAGAGTTTTCAAGGGTTAATGTTTGCTTGGGAAAAGAATATGTTTACAGTTTTAGTTCAATTGTAGAattgactgtatataatacAAATGTTTTACTCAGAGAATTTAGGCtctcaaataaaatacagtccACCAGGTGttaaatataaagatatttcAGACACGACTACAGTTATCTTACAGTCTGCAGTTTGAACGCTGAAGGTCTCTTCCATCTATTCAGATTTGGAGATTTGTGCTGGATTGAAAACTTCTGGGTCCAGATGCTGAAACGATGcatacacagaaaaaactaCACATTCGCCACGTAAACTAGAGGCTGATGTGATGAGAAGCTGAGAGAATCTTGTAGTAAAACATTGTTCATTAGGTTGATAACTGGCTGCACTTTGCGTTTACACAGCGATCTGTAAAAATTTACAGAcgataaatgattaattttatcattgttttaattataataataataattaattaattaataacacaggagtcaacattttattctgctattaatattctttttattttatcctcagTTGTGACAAACCTTGTAAAGTCGGTTTAAATATGAGCTACAAActatgtgatgaattaatgatacgGACGCACAGCTGTGTGTAATCACAGCTGTTCTGGCTGcacttcttgtttgtttgactgacagctgtacAGACTGGAAGAGCAGGTGGGGACGGATataaaaacagctgattaaGGGCGTCTTCATCCGTTTATGGTTAATTGTTGGCGTGCAAATGAGTCTTGTGTACGTGTTCCCAgtttataaaacagaaacatgcgTCACAcggttttataaatctgattaaAAGAATGTGTCTtcatatttctgtctctgtgcgTGCACACAGTCATGAATCACAGAGTTTTATGGATCTGgcaaaattagctataagctaattCTGGTACAGAACATCAAATggtacatatttatatacataaacataaagacaaaaaattataaaatttcaattttttaGGGTTCTTCCCACATAAAGCCTCCTAAAGCATGAATAATACTACTCACATGCACAATGATAGCATTTCTGAAAAGCCTAACTTACCCCAAAAATAACAATCTGTGGCAGCCTGGTGACACATAAAGTGTCATAAGATtataaataaaggaaattaaaaaagagCCTTTAACACCAGATGGTtcaaagggaggaaaaaagagaaatatttagTTTTCTGAAATGGATTTTCTTACTTTGTAAACTGTAATAAATTAAACTATTTCCTGTAATATTGCTGAATTAATCACAGTGGGACCTTCAGTGTAAAAGCACCGTTATTACTTCATATCTAAAGTTTAAATaacaaagtgtgtgtttgtttttttccatcaggaGCAAAGAAAGCATGAACGCTTATGAAAACATGGTGGTTGACAGCGCTGATGAAAAAGTCACCTCCATGTGATCATGCTGAGACGATCCTATTGGCTGTCTGAGCGACGACGTCATCGTCAGAGTACAGagtacagatttttaaaataactgttgtctttattttgtttttaccatTCAAATATCTTCTGTggctgtaatttttttaaaaatcttttatctTCAAATGCAGTAAATTTCTAGGAAGATGTTATGAATCATTTAGCAGAAAGTGTGAGATTATATGAATTATTACTGttactgtgttttcatgtttctctgACTGAGCAGTAAACACGTCATGAGGAGAAGCAGCTGTCCTGTGATCTGATTAATAAGTTAACTTTTCTAACAAACTGCTGTGTCGGCTCTCATTACTGATCAACAAATAAACGACCGGCGATCAAtggttaaacaaacaaactggagGACGTTGTAGAGAATCAGTGTCCAGCTGTAGTTCCTCTGATGTCCACTAGAAGCTGCTGTGACGTCTCAACAAATACACAGTTGGTTCAGTTTTCTTCCACAGTGTCGGttgtttaaaagacaaagagatgAGAGTTCAGTAAGACCACGGGGGAGGTAGATTTGTGCTCtctttatattttaataaaatacaaacagagtGGATGATCGTTCACAACAGCTCGTTCATATGTCTGTCAGAcagtcacatcatcatcatcatcgtcaacAGAGCCTCTTTGGATCAATATCAGTGGAAAAGATCAAACTGATCAGTTTGGGGGGAGACGATGAAGATGACTGAAGATGGGTCTGATGAGGTCGAACTGCAGGTTTGAGGATTATAACAGATAATTCCAGCattttatatctatatttatattacatttgaTTAAAAGACTCCAATTCATCACTTTTCCCATTTCTGATCCTGAACTTCATGACAACATTAGAGCCTGACTGATTTATTTCAGTCTGCAATCAATAACAGAGACGATCAGTTTCTCTCTATAGAAGCTAAATATGTCCTTAGCATTGGACatccttagcaacaaccttagcaaccaaggctacagaacagacggaAGGTAGAAAAAACCGTTGCAAACAAAGCGtccagagcaggttgaagcccccCTCTACATACCTTCACCTCAAGTTTTCACCATGTTTAATATCCGACAtgagaacaggatataaataacagaaaatcactaaaACCTGTCCCCTTTAAGGGATCTTTACCGGAAATTGTAATGAGTCTGAAGCTGCATCTCACATGGTTGAAAGCTCCGGAAAAAGGTACCAAATGGGCCTTTTTGAGTCAAGAGCATTTTGTCTAATTTATCCAAAATGTCTGATCCAGTGCCAGTGGATTCATAACCAGCGATAGTTTGTAGAATATAACAGAAACTTGGGGgagatttgttgttgttgtttgatgtaatttgtgtctaaaacctttaaagacataaaaacctGCAGTGAAACCTCCTCACTAGTCTGAGTTTTAGTTTCTCTACATGATGTTTTGGAAGCTTTTAATTCAAAATCTGAAGGGACAATTGAACCATTTTTGAGCATCAAATATAAATAGAAGCAATTAGGAAATCATGAGAGACTTAAATAGAAACATCAGTAAAATTGTAAAAACCTGCAGAGAGCTCATCGACCtatcagaggagaggagggaaaactgcgaacaggaagaggaaaagaagggagaaaaagatgaaagagtaaaagaaaagaGTGACGGATTAGAGGAATGTGCAGGAATGTGCAGAAGCAGCGGGGATCTGACAGGTGGATGTTTGATCTCTTAAAAAGGGGATTTTAGCATCGTGGCTCGCTGCTCGCTTCACTGGAAACTTGAATCATGAGAGAAAAGCGTGTTCGCTGTGATGCAGGACTAGAACGACACGATGTAGTGTGATGAATGTAGAAAAGAAGAACTGCTGGAGGATAAAACATCAAGCATGATTTGGTTTTAATGGTGAAACTAAAAGTCagtacagaagtattagcagcaaaatgtacttaaagcgTTAAAAGTACTTGATTTGCAGAAAATCGGgctgtgattttatttttgaataacATTTAATGAAGCATATTATTAATGTTGATGAATCAGcacataagcagcattttattgttattatttgatCTTCAGAACTTTGTAAgagtcaccagataaatctgacaCATAGATTCATCTTCCAGaacttttctctcatctttttgcatttttgtgaaatattgggagttttatatatttgaaaagACGTTTAGAGGAGCAAAAACAACttacagacatctgaaacacacaaccacacactgATTTTATGTGAAGTTTGGGAACTGCTGGTTTAATCTTAAATAATGCAGCGTTATGTAGAAgtttatcttattttatgtaaaatcttcatctgaaaagtaactaaaactgtcaaataaatgtagtggagtagaaagtacaatatttccctctgacatgtagaaagtagcatcacatggaaatactcaagtaaagtacaagtacctcaaattgtACTCCAGTAAAGTACTTTTTACTtggttactttccatcactgagCTTCTAGAACTACGTATTTACCGTAAAGGTGCTGATGAATTTCACTtgacacaaaaaacagacaaacctCATGTTTTTCAGTCGGAGTaaatcaagttgttttttttgttgcttcGTATTCGTTTAACGTCGTTTTTAAAGAAGCCATGAgttcatattttcaacattCTTCCAGTTACGAATTTATTAAGCTGCTCAGTGACTGAagtgtttaaagtttaagagaAAAGGGGCGCAGGAGAATAAGAAGTAGTACagaatgatggatggatgaatggatggatggatggaaggaaaGATGGATGGCACACAGAGTTTTACAGCAGCCACATTTTGGACGTTTActgaacatgtttcact from Thunnus albacares chromosome 9, fThuAlb1.1, whole genome shotgun sequence encodes the following:
- the pdzk1ip1 gene encoding PDZK1-interacting protein 1, translated to MGKLSAVICCLLLTVRAATAQTAQPERLLPQWLTGIIAVAGFLFLSFVGLLVKKAWCEEPRRREGDVELVNDNEFTMTDSVTYDTNLDVVRSKESMNAYENMVVDSADEKVTSM